CGCCTGACCCTCCCCGCGCGCCGGCGACCGGGGCGCTTGTGCACCGGGACCAAAGCGCCCGGGCAAGTCCATCCTCCCGGGCCCTGGGGATCCGCCCCGCGGACGCCGTACCGTCGAACCATGACCGACGTCCTCGTGATCGGCAGCGGGCCCAACGGCCTGGCCGCCGCGCTGACCCTCGCCCGCGCCGGTGCCCAGGTGACGGTGCTCGAGGCCCAGGACGAGATCGGTGGCGGCACCCGCACCGTCCAGCCGTTCGGCGAGGGGATCCTGGTCGACCACTGCGCCGCCATCCACCCGATGGCGCTGCAGTCCCCCGCGCTCGCCGGGCTCGACCGCTACGGCCTGCGGTGGGCGTGGCCCGAGATCGACGCCGCCCATCCGCTCGACGGCGCGGCCCCCGCCCTGCTGCACCGCTCGGTCGAGGCGACCGCGGCCGGTCTGGGTGTCGACGCCCGGCGCTGGCGGATGCTCTTCGGCGGGCCCTCGCGGGCCTACGACCGGCTCGCCGCGGACATCCTCGGCCCAGTCGTCCACCTGCCGCGGCACCCGTTCCTGCTGGGCCGCTTCGGCGCCCCGACCGTGCTGCCGGCCGCGCTCCTGGCCCGTCTCTTCCGGACCGAGCAGGCCCGCGCCCTCCTTCTCGGCACGACCGCGCACGCCATGCGCCCGCTCACCGAGATCGTCTCCTCCGCCATCGGCATGGGCATCCTCACCGCGGGCCACCACGACGGCTGGCCGGTCGTCGTCGGCGGCACCCAGGCCCTCACCGACGCCATGGCCAAGGCGCTGGCCGATCTCGGCGGCAAGATCGAGACCGGCGTACCGGTCACGGCACTCGACCAGCTGCCGCCAGCCGACGCCGTCCTGCTCAACCTCGCGCCCTCGGCCGCCCTGCGCCTGTACGGCGACCGCCTGCCCGCGGGCACCCGTCGCGCCTACCGCCGCCACCGCCCCGGTCCGGCCGCCTACAAGGTCGACTTCGCCGTCGAGCAGGGCGTGCCCTGGCGCGACACCGAGCTCGGCCGCGCCGGCACCCTGCACCTCGGCGGCGGAGCGGCCGAGATCGTCGCCAACGAGCGCGCCGTCGCTTCCGGCCGGATGCCGGAGCGCCCGTTCGTGCTCCTCGGCCAGCAGTACCTCGCCGACCCGTCCCGCTCCCGCGGCGACATCCACCCGGTCTACAGCTACGCCCACGTCCCCAGCGGCTACGACGGCGACGCCACCGACGCGATCGTCGCGCAGATCGAGCGCTTCGCCCCCGGCTTCCGAGAGCGGATCGTCGGCCTGCGGGTGACCCGGCCCGCCGGCTTCACCGCGGGGAACGCCAACTACGTCGGCGGCGACATCCTCACCGGAGCCAAGTCCCCCGCCGCGCTCCTGCTCGGGCCGCGCCCCGGCCGCAACCCCTACCGGACCGGCGCCCGCGGGGTCTACCTGTGCTCGGCCGCCACCCCTCCCGGCCCCGGGGCCCACGGCATGGCCGGCTACCGGGCGGCACAGCTCGCCATCCGGGACCTCGGTCTGCGGCCCTGAGAGCCCAGCCCGTCCGCGCCGTACGCCTCGAGCCGGGCCAGGCATGCCACCAGGACGGCGGCATCCCGGGTGATCCGGTGGCGGACCGTGTCGGGGTGGACGTAGCGCCGCTCGGCGGTGGCGTCGACGTTCTGGCCGGCGCGCAGGTAGGTCAGCGCGGTGGCGCGCCACGCATCGTCGCCCTTGCTGCGACCGAGCAGCAGGCCGACGACCCGGCGGACCATCGCCCGGGGTCAGCTCGCTGTGCCCAGGGACCTGCCAGCATGGCGGGGTGAGACCGAGCATCCTCTGGTTCCGGCGGGACCTGCGACTCGGCGACCACCCGGCGCTGCTGGCCGCCGCCGCGGACGGAGCCGTGCTGCCGCTGTTCGTGCTCGACCCCGCGCTGTGGCGGCCGGCCGGGGACGTCCGACGGGGCTACCTGCTGCGGACCCTGCGTGCCCTGGACGCCGACCTGCGGCGCCACGGCCACGGCCGCGGCCTGGTGGTCCGGTCGGGCCGGCCGGAGTCGGTCGTGCCCGCGGTGGTCGCGGAGGTCGGTGCGCGGGCCGTGCACGTCAGCGCCGACTTCGCCCCGTACGGTGCGGCCCGGGACGCCCGGGTCGAGGAGGCGCTCGGCGAGGTGCCGCTGGTGCGCACCGGGTCGCCGTACGCCGTCGCGCCGGGGCGGGTGCTGACCCGCGACGGACGGCCGTACCAGGTGTTCACGCCCTTCCACCGTGCGTGGGTCGACCACGGCTGGCGCGCCCCGGCCGACTCGGACCCTGCCGCCGTGGACTGGGTGGGCGCGCCGAGCGAGGACCTGCCGGCGGAGCCGGACCTGTCGGCGGTCGACCTCCCGGAGGCCGGCGAGGCGGCGGCACTCGCGCGCTGGGAGGCCTGGCGCGGGACGCCGTACGACGACGTGCGGGACCGCCCCGACCTCGACGCGACCTCACGCCTGTCCCCCGACCTGCGCTGGGGGTCGATCCACCCGAGGACCGTCCTGGCCGGCCTGGACGCGCGAAGCCCCCACGCCGCCACCTTCCGCAAGGAGCTGGCGTGGCGGGAGTTCTACGCCCACGTCCTGCACCACTGGCCGGCCTCGGCCCGCGACTACTTCCGGCCCGAGCTGCGCGAGCTGCCGTATGTCGCGGGCGTCGAGCTGGACCGCCGCCTGGACGCCTGGAGGCGGGGCCGCACCGGCTACCCCATCGTCGACGCCGGGATGCGGCAGCTGCTCGCGGAGGGCTGGATGCACAACCGGGTGCGGATGATCGTGGCGTCCTTCCTGGTCAAGGACCTGCACGTCGAGTGGCAGCACGGCGCGCGGCACTTCATGGCCCACCTCGTCGACGGCGATCTCGCGAGCAACCAGCACAACTGGCAGTGGGTCGCGGGCTGCGGCACCGACGCGGCGCCGTACTTCCGGATCTTCAACCCGACCACGCAGGGGAAGAGGTTCGATCCGGACGGCGCGTACGTGCGCCGCTGGGTGCCCGAGCTCGCCGATCCGGCCCGCGGCGACTATCCCGAGCCGATCGTCGACCACGCCGAGCAGCGCGCGGCGACGCTGGAGGCCTACCAGCTGCTCAGGAGGCACGGCCGATGACCGCTGCGTCGTTCACGGACAGCTGGATCCCCGCCCGACCACGGGCGATCGCGCTCGTGCTGCACGGCGGAGCCGAGCAGGGCACCGACCCGGTCGACGCCCGCAGCCTGTCCTGGCGGCGCGGCCGGGCGCTGGCCCGTCAGCTCGCGGCGGTCGTGACCCACGACGACGTCGGCGTGCTGCTCCTCCGCTACCGCGTCAAGGGCTGGAACGCCGCCGACGGCGAGCTCCCCGCCCCCATCGTCGACGCCCGCTGGGCCCTCGACGAGATCGCCCGCACCCACGGTCTCCCGGTCGCGGTCCTCGGGCACTCGATGGGCGCGCGCACCGGGGTGGCCGTGGCCGACCACCCGTCCGTGCGCGGCGTCGTCGCCCTCGCCCCCTGGCTGCCCCCGGACGACCCGGTCGTCCCGCTCACCGGCAAGGTCCTGCGCGCCGCGCACGGCCGGCTCGACCGGATCACCTCCCCGCGCGCCACCCGCGCCTACGTCGCCCGAGCCGCGAACGTCGCCGACGCGGAGTTCACCGACATGGGTGCGGTCGGCCACTACCTGCTGCGGCGGGTCCCGCTGTGGAACGCCTACGCCGCCGCGGGGGTTCGCGAGGTGCTGGTCTGAAGGTGCGGTTCAACTACCAAAATTGTCGCCATCCCGACGATCGGCGACGAAATCGGTAGTTGAACCGCAGCCACCTCAGGCCAGCGCCAGGAACAGCTTCTCCATCTTCTTGGCGTCGACGCTGTCGGGACCGCCCTCGACGAGGCACTTCTGCAGGCCGGTGGCGACCAGCGCGTAGCCGCCCCGGCCGACGGCCTTGTTGACGGCCGCGAGCTGCATCAGGGCGTCCTCGCACTCGGCGCCCTCCTCGAGCATCCGGATCACCGACGCGAGGTGGCCGTTGGCCCGCTTGAGGCGGGTGATGATCGCCTTGATCTCCTCAGGCTCCAGCTTCATGCGGTCGCTCCCGTCGGTCCGGTCGTCGCGGTCAGTGCCTCCATCATCCCGGTGAGGCGGGCGCGGCCGTCGGTGGCCACCTCGGCGAGCTCCGGGTCGGGCGCCAACGAGGCGAGCAGCGCCGGGTCCATCACGTCGACGCGGGTGCGCCCGCCCCCCGCGTCGGCGACCACCACGTTGCACGGCATCAGGGCCGCGACCCTCGGCTCGACCTGCAGCGCGCGATGCGCGAGCTGGGGGCGGCAGGCGCCGAGGATCAGCTGCGCCGGGACGTCCACGTCGAGCTTCGCCTTGAGGGTGGCGCGGATGTCGATCTCGGTGAGGACGCCGAACCCGGCGTCGGCGAGCAGCGTCCGCACCCGCCCCACCGTGTCCTCGTACGACGCCTCGAGGGTCACGCTCATCGTGAACTCGCTCAGCTCCATCGGTCTCTCCTTCGCGGACTAGCCATCCCCCCAGGGGGATCTGTTACGGTCTGATCGTATCCCCCCGGGGGGATAAAAGCGAAAGGAGGCGCCACCGTGGCGCAGCACACCTGGCGGCCGGGGCCGCTCGGCCGGCTCGGGGTCTGGGTGACCGAGCACCGTCGTACCGTCGGCATCGCGTGGGTCGCGCTCGTGATCGGGCTCGGGATCTTCGCACCGGCGGTCGAGAAGAACCTGTCCGGTGCGGGCTGGCAGGCCGACGGCTCGGAGTCGGTCGCCGTGCGCGACCTCGCGCAGGAGCACTTCGGCGGCAACGCCAGCCACGCGATCCAGGTGGTCGTGCACAGCACCGACGGGCCGCTCGCCGCGGGCGACGGCGCGCGGGTGCTCGCCGAGGTGACGCAGACGCTCGCGGGCGAGCCGCGGATCGCCGAGGTGATCGCGCCGATGCCCGGTGCCAGCCTCTCCCCTGACGGTCGCACGGCCGTCGTGCTGGGCGGCGCGGGCGCCGACACCAACGAGATGGTCCGGGTCGCGACCGACCTCAAGGAGGAGTTGCAGCACCTGTCGACGGACACCGTGCAGGTGAACCCGACCGGCTCGTCGCTGCTCTGGTCGGACTTCAACGAGGCCAACCTCGAGGCGATGCTGACGTCCGAGATGGTGTCCTGGCCGGTGACCCTGGCGATCCTGGTACTGGCATTCGGTGCCCTCGTGGCCGCCGGCCTGCCGTTGCTGCTGACCCTCGCCGGGCTCGTCGCCTCGGCCGGCTCCCTGGTGTTGATCAACGAGCTCGTTCCGGTCTCCATCTGGGCGATGAACTTCGCGATGATGTTCGCCCTGGCCCTGGGCATCGACTACGCCCTCTTCCTCGTCGTCCGCTACCGCGCGGCCCGGATGGGCCAGCACGGCTCCGTCCGGCAGGCCATCGCCGAGACCATGGACACGGCCGGGAAGGCGGTCCTGCTCTCGGGCGCGACCGTGCTCGTCTCCCTCTCCGCGGTGCTGCTCGTACCGTCACCGTCGTTCCGCTCGATGGCCGGCGGGATCATGATCTCCGTCGTCTTCGTCCTCGCCGCGACACTGACGCTGCTGCCGCTGGTGCTCTTCAAGCTCGACGACCGGATCAACCGGTTCGCCCTGCCCTGGGTGAAGGTCGGCGAGCACCGCTCCCCCGTCTTCGCCCGCTGGGGCGCGCACCTGTGGCGCCGTCCGGTCGCCTGGGGACTCGGCGCGACCGTCGTCCTGCTCGCCCTGGCCGCCCCGATCGTCGGCCTGAAGACGGGCATGCCGTCGATCAAGGTGCTGCCCGAGGAGGCCAGCGCGCGGGTGGGCTACGCCCAGGTCAAGGACGCCTTCGGCCCCGGAGCCCCAGGGATGCTGCAGGTCGTCGTCGACACCGCCGACGCGGGTGCGGCGGCCGCCGTGCTGACCGACGACGCCGGCATCCAGGCCGTCCTCCCGCCGACGCCCGCCACCGACGGCAGCGAGCTCGCGATGATCCAGGCGATGCCGACCGTCGATCCGTCCGACCCGGCCCTGCCGGCGACGATCGACCGGTTGCGCGCCGATCTGCCGTCGTCCGCCCTCGTCGGCGGGGCCGCGGTCGAGAACATCGACCTGACCGCTCAGCTGCAGCGGTCCACCCCGCTGGTGATCGGCGTCGTGCTGCTGCTCGGCTTCCTTCTCCTGCTGGTCGCCCTGCAGGCGCCGCTGATCTCGCTGCTCGGCACCCTGGCCAGCCTGCTGTCCACAGCCGCGGCGTTCGGTGTCGCGCGACTGCTGTTCCAGGACGGCCACGGTTCGGGCCTGCTCGGCTTCGAGCACCAGGGCTTCCTGGATGCGTGGGCGCCGGTGTTCTTCTTCGCGATGATCTTCGCGATCGCGATGGACTACACGGTATTCCTGCTGGCCTCGGCCAAGGAGCACTGGGAGAAGTCGGGCGACGCCCGCGAGGCCATGGTCGGCGCGGTCGCCCACTCCGGTCGGGTGATCTTCGCGGCCGGCGGCGTGATGGTCGCGGTGTTCTTCACCTTCGCCCTGTCGGGGCCGCTGCCGCCCAAGGAGATGGGCGTGATCCTCGGCGTCGCCGTCCTGCTCGACGCCTTCCTGGTGCGCCTGGTCCTGCTGCCCGTCCTGCTCCGGCTCTCCGGCCGCGCCGCTTGGGCGACACCCACCTGGCTGCGCCGGATCCTGCCCACCATCACCTTCGCCCACGACTGATCCATCCCGACGAACCGAGAGGAAACACCATGTCCGCATCACTCCACGGCAAGCCCGTCCTCGACGAGCTGTCCCCGTTGCACCGCCAGTTGCGCCGCGCGATTCCCGACGTCTACACCGGCTTCGGCGCCCTGTCACAGGCCGCCTTCGCCGACGGCGCGCTCGACAAGCGCACCAAGGAGCTGGTCGCGCTGGCGATCGGCGTCGTCGAGGGCTGCGACGGCTGCATCGCCTCCCACGCCCAGGCGGCGGTCCGCGCCGGCGCCACGAGGCAGGAGGCGGCCGAGGCGATCGGCGTCACCTTCTTGATGCACGGCGGCCCCGCGACCATCCACGGCGCCCGCGCGTACGACGCCTTCTGCTCGTTCGCCGACGCGGCCGCCGAGCCGCAGGAGGCCTGAGCCGTGTGCCGTCCCGTGCGCTGAACCGTGTTGCCCGTCGTACCCGGCATCCGGGTTCTCGATCCGCCGGATCCATGACCTGATTGCCGGGTACGACGCCCGGACCGGGCGGACGGGGAGCAGCCTCAGGAGGGCCAGCCGGTGTAGCCCTCCGCGAGGTACGTCGACCCGGCCGTCGAGGTGACCAGCGAGGTCAGCTCCCCCACCTGGCGGCGTACGTCGAAGTCGCTCGCCTCGGGCAGCCGGTGCAGCATCGTGGTCATCCAGTAGGAGAAGTGCTGGGCCTTCCAGACCCGCCGCAGCGCCCGCTCGGCATACCGGTCCAGCGCCGCGTCGTCGCCACGGAGGTGACGCTCGAGCTCCTCGGCGAGCACCCGGACGTCGGCCAGGGCCAGGTTGAGGCCCTTGGCACCGGTCGGCGGCACGGTATGGGCGGCGTCGCCGGCGAGGACGAGGTTGCCGTGGCGCATCGGCTCCTGCACGAAGCTGCGGAACGGCAGCACCACCTTCGAGGTGATCGGCCCCTCCTTCAGGGCGTAGCCGTTGGCGCCGACCCGGGCCTGCAGCTCCTCCCAGATCCGGTCGTCGGGCCAGCGGGCGACGTCCTCGGCGGGGTCGCACTGGAAGTACATCCGCTGCAGGGTCTCGGTGCGCTGGCTGATCAGCGCGAAGCCGTGCTCGGAGTGGCTGTAGATCAGCTCCTCGCTGCTGGGCGGCGCCTCGCAGAGGATGCCGAACCACGCGAAGGGGTACTCGCGGAAGAACTGGCGGCGCAGCGACTCCGGGAACTCGTGGCGGCAGATGCTGCGCGAGCCGTCGGAGCCGACCAGGATCCGGGCCGCGACCTCGTGGCGTACGCCGTGCGTGTCGGTGAACCTCATCAGCGGCCGGTCGCCGGCGATGTCGGCGACCGACACCTCGCTCACGCCGAAGCGCACGTCGCCGCCGTCGCGCTCGCGGGCATCGGCGAGATCGATGAAGACGTCGGTCTGCGGGTAGAGCTGCACCGAGGCGCCCACCAGGGCCTCGAAGTCGATCCGGTGCCCACCGCCACCGAAGGCGAGGTCGATGCCGGCATGGCGGTAGCCGTCGCGCAGCACCCGCTCGGAGACGCCGGCGTCGACCAGCAGCCGGACGCTGTCCTGCTCCAGGATCCCTGCCCGGTGGGTGTTCTCGATCTCCTCCCG
This region of Nocardioides sp. L-11A genomic DNA includes:
- a CDS encoding NAD(P)/FAD-dependent oxidoreductase; translation: MTDVLVIGSGPNGLAAALTLARAGAQVTVLEAQDEIGGGTRTVQPFGEGILVDHCAAIHPMALQSPALAGLDRYGLRWAWPEIDAAHPLDGAAPALLHRSVEATAAGLGVDARRWRMLFGGPSRAYDRLAADILGPVVHLPRHPFLLGRFGAPTVLPAALLARLFRTEQARALLLGTTAHAMRPLTEIVSSAIGMGILTAGHHDGWPVVVGGTQALTDAMAKALADLGGKIETGVPVTALDQLPPADAVLLNLAPSAALRLYGDRLPAGTRRAYRRHRPGPAAYKVDFAVEQGVPWRDTELGRAGTLHLGGGAAEIVANERAVASGRMPERPFVLLGQQYLADPSRSRGDIHPVYSYAHVPSGYDGDATDAIVAQIERFAPGFRERIVGLRVTRPAGFTAGNANYVGGDILTGAKSPAALLLGPRPGRNPYRTGARGVYLCSAATPPGPGAHGMAGYRAAQLAIRDLGLRP
- a CDS encoding helix-turn-helix domain-containing protein, with the protein product MVRRVVGLLLGRSKGDDAWRATALTYLRAGQNVDATAERRYVHPDTVRHRITRDAAVLVACLARLEAYGADGLGSQGRRPRSRMASCAAR
- a CDS encoding deoxyribodipyrimidine photo-lyase translates to MRPSILWFRRDLRLGDHPALLAAAADGAVLPLFVLDPALWRPAGDVRRGYLLRTLRALDADLRRHGHGRGLVVRSGRPESVVPAVVAEVGARAVHVSADFAPYGAARDARVEEALGEVPLVRTGSPYAVAPGRVLTRDGRPYQVFTPFHRAWVDHGWRAPADSDPAAVDWVGAPSEDLPAEPDLSAVDLPEAGEAAALARWEAWRGTPYDDVRDRPDLDATSRLSPDLRWGSIHPRTVLAGLDARSPHAATFRKELAWREFYAHVLHHWPASARDYFRPELRELPYVAGVELDRRLDAWRRGRTGYPIVDAGMRQLLAEGWMHNRVRMIVASFLVKDLHVEWQHGARHFMAHLVDGDLASNQHNWQWVAGCGTDAAPYFRIFNPTTQGKRFDPDGAYVRRWVPELADPARGDYPEPIVDHAEQRAATLEAYQLLRRHGR
- a CDS encoding alpha/beta fold hydrolase, whose translation is MTAASFTDSWIPARPRAIALVLHGGAEQGTDPVDARSLSWRRGRALARQLAAVVTHDDVGVLLLRYRVKGWNAADGELPAPIVDARWALDEIARTHGLPVAVLGHSMGARTGVAVADHPSVRGVVALAPWLPPDDPVVPLTGKVLRAAHGRLDRITSPRATRAYVARAANVADAEFTDMGAVGHYLLRRVPLWNAYAAAGVREVLV
- a CDS encoding metal-sensitive transcriptional regulator — its product is MKLEPEEIKAIITRLKRANGHLASVIRMLEEGAECEDALMQLAAVNKAVGRGGYALVATGLQKCLVEGGPDSVDAKKMEKLFLALA
- a CDS encoding DUF302 domain-containing protein: MELSEFTMSVTLEASYEDTVGRVRTLLADAGFGVLTEIDIRATLKAKLDVDVPAQLILGACRPQLAHRALQVEPRVAALMPCNVVVADAGGGRTRVDVMDPALLASLAPDPELAEVATDGRARLTGMMEALTATTGPTGATA
- a CDS encoding MMPL family transporter gives rise to the protein MAQHTWRPGPLGRLGVWVTEHRRTVGIAWVALVIGLGIFAPAVEKNLSGAGWQADGSESVAVRDLAQEHFGGNASHAIQVVVHSTDGPLAAGDGARVLAEVTQTLAGEPRIAEVIAPMPGASLSPDGRTAVVLGGAGADTNEMVRVATDLKEELQHLSTDTVQVNPTGSSLLWSDFNEANLEAMLTSEMVSWPVTLAILVLAFGALVAAGLPLLLTLAGLVASAGSLVLINELVPVSIWAMNFAMMFALALGIDYALFLVVRYRAARMGQHGSVRQAIAETMDTAGKAVLLSGATVLVSLSAVLLVPSPSFRSMAGGIMISVVFVLAATLTLLPLVLFKLDDRINRFALPWVKVGEHRSPVFARWGAHLWRRPVAWGLGATVVLLALAAPIVGLKTGMPSIKVLPEEASARVGYAQVKDAFGPGAPGMLQVVVDTADAGAAAAVLTDDAGIQAVLPPTPATDGSELAMIQAMPTVDPSDPALPATIDRLRADLPSSALVGGAAVENIDLTAQLQRSTPLVIGVVLLLGFLLLLVALQAPLISLLGTLASLLSTAAAFGVARLLFQDGHGSGLLGFEHQGFLDAWAPVFFFAMIFAIAMDYTVFLLASAKEHWEKSGDAREAMVGAVAHSGRVIFAAGGVMVAVFFTFALSGPLPPKEMGVILGVAVLLDAFLVRLVLLPVLLRLSGRAAWATPTWLRRILPTITFAHD
- a CDS encoding carboxymuconolactone decarboxylase family protein, whose translation is MSASLHGKPVLDELSPLHRQLRRAIPDVYTGFGALSQAAFADGALDKRTKELVALAIGVVEGCDGCIASHAQAAVRAGATRQEAAEAIGVTFLMHGGPATIHGARAYDAFCSFADAAAEPQEA
- a CDS encoding 4-hydroxybenzoate 3-monooxygenase; the protein is MSPTTSTTDVAIVGAGPAGLMLAHLLQRAGIDSVAIDLRGREEIENTHRAGILEQDSVRLLVDAGVSERVLRDGYRHAGIDLAFGGGGHRIDFEALVGASVQLYPQTDVFIDLADARERDGGDVRFGVSEVSVADIAGDRPLMRFTDTHGVRHEVAARILVGSDGSRSICRHEFPESLRRQFFREYPFAWFGILCEAPPSSEELIYSHSEHGFALISQRTETLQRMYFQCDPAEDVARWPDDRIWEELQARVGANGYALKEGPITSKVVLPFRSFVQEPMRHGNLVLAGDAAHTVPPTGAKGLNLALADVRVLAEELERHLRGDDAALDRYAERALRRVWKAQHFSYWMTTMLHRLPEASDFDVRRQVGELTSLVTSTAGSTYLAEGYTGWPS